In Streptomyces alboniger, the following are encoded in one genomic region:
- the rimO gene encoding 30S ribosomal protein S12 methylthiotransferase RimO, whose amino-acid sequence MPERRTVALVTLGCARNEVDSEELAGRLEADGWQLVEDAEDADVAVVNTCGFVEAAKKDSVDALLEANDLKGHGKTQAVVAVGCMAERYGKELAEALPEADGVLGFDDYSDISSRLQTILSGGSVEAHTPRDRRKLLPISPAERQGAGAGIALPGHAPVEAPEPPKDLPEGVAPASGPRAPLRRRLGSNPVASVKLASGCDRRCSFCAIPSFRGSFISRRPSDVLGETRWLAEQGVKEVMLVSENNTSYGKDLGDIRLLETLLPELAAVDGIERVRVSYLQPAEMRPGLIDVLTSTEKVAPYFDLSFQHSAPGVLRAMRRFGDTDRFLELLETIRSKAPQAGVRSNFIVGFPGETEGDVAELERFLTGARLDAIGVFGYSDEEGTEAATYDGKLPQDVVDERLAHIARLAEDLTSQRAEERLGETVEVLVESLDEDEGPLGRAAHQAPETDGQIRLTGATGGDGLLVGRMVVAKVVGTEGVDLVAECLEEAGR is encoded by the coding sequence ATGCCCGAACGCCGCACCGTCGCCCTTGTCACTCTTGGCTGCGCCCGTAACGAGGTGGACTCGGAGGAGCTCGCAGGCCGCTTGGAGGCGGATGGCTGGCAGCTCGTCGAGGACGCCGAGGACGCGGATGTCGCCGTCGTCAACACCTGCGGCTTCGTCGAAGCCGCCAAGAAGGACTCCGTCGACGCCCTGCTCGAAGCCAATGACCTCAAGGGCCACGGCAAGACCCAGGCCGTCGTCGCGGTCGGCTGCATGGCCGAGCGCTACGGCAAGGAACTCGCCGAGGCGCTGCCCGAGGCCGACGGTGTGCTCGGGTTCGACGACTACTCCGACATCTCCAGTCGGCTCCAGACCATCCTGAGCGGCGGCAGTGTCGAGGCGCACACCCCGCGTGACCGGCGCAAGCTCCTGCCCATCAGCCCCGCGGAGCGGCAGGGCGCCGGTGCCGGGATCGCCCTGCCCGGGCACGCCCCCGTAGAGGCCCCGGAGCCCCCCAAGGACCTGCCCGAGGGTGTCGCGCCCGCCTCGGGACCGCGCGCCCCGCTGCGCCGCCGCCTCGGCAGCAACCCCGTCGCCTCCGTGAAGCTGGCCTCCGGCTGCGACCGGCGATGCTCGTTCTGCGCCATCCCGTCCTTCCGCGGCTCCTTCATCTCGCGCCGTCCCTCCGACGTCCTCGGCGAGACGCGCTGGCTCGCCGAGCAGGGCGTCAAGGAGGTCATGCTCGTATCCGAGAACAACACCTCCTACGGCAAGGACCTCGGCGACATCCGGCTCCTGGAGACGCTCCTTCCCGAGCTGGCCGCCGTCGACGGAATCGAGCGGGTGCGGGTCAGCTATTTGCAGCCCGCCGAGATGCGGCCCGGGCTCATCGACGTACTCACGTCGACGGAGAAGGTCGCCCCCTACTTCGACCTCTCCTTCCAGCACTCCGCGCCCGGCGTGCTGCGCGCGATGCGGCGCTTCGGTGACACCGACCGCTTCCTGGAGCTCCTGGAGACCATCCGGTCCAAGGCGCCGCAGGCCGGTGTCCGGTCCAACTTCATCGTCGGCTTCCCCGGCGAGACCGAGGGCGACGTCGCGGAGCTGGAGCGGTTCCTGACCGGTGCGCGCCTGGATGCCATCGGCGTCTTCGGCTACTCCGACGAGGAGGGCACCGAAGCGGCGACGTACGACGGGAAGCTGCCCCAGGACGTCGTCGACGAGCGGCTGGCGCACATCGCGCGGCTCGCCGAGGACCTGACCTCGCAGCGTGCCGAGGAGCGGCTCGGGGAGACCGTCGAGGTCCTCGTGGAGTCCCTCGACGAGGACGAGGGCCCGCTCGGCCGGGCCGCGCACCAGGCCCCGGAGACGGACGGCCAGATCCGTTTGACGGGCGCCACGGGTGGGGACGGCCTGCTGGTCGGCCGTATGGTCGTGGCAAAGGTCGTCGGCACGGAGGGCGTGGACTTGGTGGCTGAGTGTCTCGAGGAGGCCGGCAGATGA
- the pgsA gene encoding CDP-diacylglycerol--glycerol-3-phosphate 3-phosphatidyltransferase: MTGVPASASGGSGTQGAPGAKPVRGGKLGAAAVNQASLWNVANLLTMVRLLLVPGFVMLLLGNGGHDPAWRSFAWAAFAVAMITDLFDGHLARTYNLVTDFGKIADPIADKAIMGAALICLSWLGDLPWWVTGVILGRELGITLLRFWVIRYGVIPASRGGKMKTLAQGTAVGMYVLALTGPLATLRFWMMAVAVVLTVVTGLDYVKQALVLRRQGRAEERTAASEAAREAAK; this comes from the coding sequence ATGACCGGAGTCCCGGCATCCGCGTCAGGCGGTTCCGGCACGCAAGGCGCTCCGGGCGCCAAGCCGGTGCGTGGCGGGAAGCTGGGTGCTGCGGCCGTCAATCAGGCCAGCCTGTGGAACGTCGCCAACCTGCTCACCATGGTCCGGCTGCTGCTCGTACCGGGCTTCGTGATGCTCCTCCTCGGCAACGGCGGACACGACCCGGCCTGGCGGTCGTTCGCCTGGGCCGCCTTCGCCGTCGCCATGATCACCGACCTCTTCGACGGGCATCTGGCACGTACATACAACCTGGTCACGGACTTCGGGAAGATCGCCGACCCCATCGCCGACAAGGCGATCATGGGTGCCGCGCTGATCTGTCTGTCCTGGCTCGGCGACCTGCCCTGGTGGGTGACCGGCGTGATTCTCGGGCGCGAGCTCGGCATCACGCTGCTGCGGTTCTGGGTGATCCGCTATGGCGTCATTCCGGCCAGTCGCGGCGGCAAGATGAAGACGCTCGCGCAGGGCACGGCGGTCGGGATGTACGTTCTCGCCCTGACGGGGCCGCTCGCGACGCTGCGGTTCTGGATGATGGCCGTCGCCGTCGTCCTGACGGTGGTGACCGGCCTCGACTATGTGAAGCAGGCCCTTGTGCTGCGCAGGCAGGGCAGGGCCGAGGAACGTACGGCGGCGTCGGAGGCCGCCCGGGAGGCCGCGAAGTGA
- a CDS encoding CinA family protein: protein MTSPGPSAVAVSASRLLRLLAARGETLAVAESLTGGLVAAEITAAPGASTVFRGSVTAYATDLKRDVLGVDGTLLDERGAVDAEVARQMAVGVRKALGADWGISTTGVAGPDAQDGKPVGTVFVAVAGPGLDRMRGYADGGAEGKVAALRLNGDRTEIRMESVRSVLTLLLKQLSGEPVGNGRAQDTEQNGGN from the coding sequence GTGACATCCCCCGGACCCTCGGCCGTCGCGGTGTCGGCGAGCAGGCTGCTGCGCCTCCTCGCCGCCCGCGGTGAGACGCTCGCTGTCGCCGAGTCGCTGACAGGGGGCCTGGTGGCCGCCGAGATCACGGCGGCGCCGGGGGCCTCGACAGTCTTCCGGGGGTCCGTGACGGCGTACGCCACCGACCTGAAGCGGGACGTGCTCGGGGTCGACGGCACTCTGCTGGACGAACGCGGAGCCGTGGACGCCGAGGTCGCGCGGCAGATGGCGGTGGGCGTGCGCAAGGCGCTCGGTGCCGACTGGGGGATCTCGACCACCGGGGTCGCGGGGCCCGACGCCCAGGACGGAAAGCCCGTCGGGACCGTCTTCGTGGCGGTCGCAGGGCCGGGTCTGGACAGGATGCGCGGTTACGCCGATGGCGGAGCCGAGGGGAAAGTAGCCGCCCTGCGGTTGAACGGTGACCGTACGGAAATCCGTATGGAGAGTGTACGGAGCGTGCTGACGTTGCTGCTCAAGCAGCTGTCGGGCGAACCTGTAGGGAATGGGCGGGCACAGGATACGGAACAGAACGGGGGGAATTGA
- a CDS encoding helix-turn-helix domain-containing protein, whose amino-acid sequence MILLRRLLGDVLRRQRQRQGRTLREVSSSARVSLGYLSEVERGQKEASSELLSAICDALDVRMSELMREVSDELSLAELAESAAVTEPVRAPVRPMLNSVSVAGVPPERVTIKAPAEAVDVVAA is encoded by the coding sequence ATGATTCTGCTCCGTCGCCTGCTGGGTGACGTGCTGCGTCGGCAGCGCCAGCGCCAGGGCCGTACTCTGCGCGAAGTCTCCTCGTCCGCCCGAGTCTCGCTCGGCTATCTCTCCGAGGTGGAGCGGGGGCAGAAGGAGGCTTCCTCCGAGCTGCTTTCCGCGATCTGTGACGCGCTTGACGTACGGATGTCCGAGCTGATGCGTGAAGTGAGTGACGAGCTGTCGCTCGCCGAGCTGGCTGAGTCTGCAGCGGTCACGGAACCGGTGCGTGCGCCGGTTCGCCCGATGCTCAATTCCGTCTCCGTGGCTGGTGTGCCACCGGAACGGGTCACGATCAAGGCTCCGGCCGAGGCGGTGGACGTCGTCGCGGCGTGA
- a CDS encoding Dps family protein: protein MYVAKSPLSDADQKTVSEALQGALVDLVDLSLVAKQVHWNVIGPRFRSVHLQLDEVVDTARQHSDTVAERASTLGVSPDGRAATVAQSSGIGKVSEGWIKDSDAIGVLVDALGAVITRFRERIDATGEADPVSQDIFIGITADLEKHHWMFQAENG, encoded by the coding sequence ATGTACGTCGCCAAGAGCCCGCTGTCCGACGCGGACCAGAAGACGGTCTCGGAGGCGCTCCAGGGCGCGCTGGTGGACCTGGTCGACCTGTCGCTGGTGGCCAAGCAGGTTCACTGGAACGTGATCGGCCCGCGCTTCCGCTCCGTACATCTGCAGCTCGACGAGGTCGTGGACACCGCCAGGCAGCACTCCGACACGGTGGCGGAGCGTGCCTCCACGCTCGGTGTCTCGCCCGACGGGCGCGCGGCGACCGTGGCGCAGAGCAGCGGTATCGGCAAGGTCTCCGAGGGCTGGATCAAGGACTCGGACGCGATCGGGGTCCTCGTGGACGCGCTCGGCGCGGTGATCACGCGATTCCGTGAGCGGATCGACGCGACCGGTGAGGCCGACCCGGTCAGCCAGGACATCTTCATCGGCATCACGGCCGATCTCGAGAAGCACCACTGGATGTTCCAGGCCGAGAACGGCTGA
- a CDS encoding SDR family NAD(P)-dependent oxidoreductase, which produces MPVKAYDLTGRTAFVTGAASGIGRASALLLAEAGATVHCADRDDEGLHETAALIKAAGGEAHIHRLDVAGREQVDRAVAQAAATATAATPHGRLDIMAAIAGIMHSSPVLETRDEDLDRVLNINFKGVLYACQAAARAMIDAASATATGTGVHTRTGGSIITMASGAVDTGGPGLLCYDAAKAAVVQLTKTLATEVGPHGIRVNAVAPGWIRTPMTDHHDTKPHAHTGEVMARMSPLGRVGEPEDIAHAVLHLASDASAFTTGQILRPNGGVAMPW; this is translated from the coding sequence ATGCCCGTCAAGGCGTACGACCTCACCGGACGCACCGCATTCGTCACCGGCGCCGCCAGCGGCATCGGCCGCGCCTCGGCCCTGCTCCTGGCGGAGGCGGGCGCCACCGTCCACTGCGCCGACCGCGACGACGAGGGCCTCCACGAGACCGCGGCGCTCATCAAGGCGGCCGGCGGCGAGGCGCACATCCATCGACTTGACGTCGCCGGCAGAGAACAGGTCGACCGGGCCGTCGCACAGGCCGCCGCCACAGCCACCGCCGCCACGCCGCACGGCCGACTCGACATCATGGCGGCCATCGCCGGAATCATGCACAGCAGCCCGGTCCTGGAGACCCGCGACGAAGACCTCGACCGGGTTCTGAACATCAATTTCAAGGGCGTCCTGTACGCATGCCAGGCGGCGGCCCGAGCCATGATCGACGCAGCCTCAGCCACAGCCACAGGTACAGGCGTACACACCCGCACGGGCGGCAGCATCATCACCATGGCCTCGGGAGCCGTGGACACCGGCGGCCCCGGCCTCCTCTGCTACGACGCCGCGAAGGCCGCCGTCGTGCAACTCACCAAGACCCTCGCCACGGAGGTCGGCCCGCACGGCATCCGGGTCAACGCCGTCGCCCCGGGTTGGATCCGCACCCCCATGACGGACCACCACGACACGAAGCCCCACGCCCACACCGGGGAAGTCATGGCCCGCATGTCACCCTTGGGTCGCGTCGGTGAACCGGAAGACATCGCACACGCCGTGCTGCATCTGGCCTCCGACGCCTCAGCCTTCACGACGGGCCAGATCCTCCGCCCGAACGGCGGCGTCGCCATGCCTTGGTGA
- a CDS encoding DNA-formamidopyrimidine glycosylase family protein has protein sequence MPEGDTVHQAAGRLHSALAGHTLTRSDLRVPKLATVDLTGRTVLDVTPRGKHLLTRIEGGLTLHSHLRMDGSWRIYAPGEPWRGGPGHQIRAILGTAERTAVGYRLPVLELLRTADEDKAVGHLGPDLLGPDWDPALALANLLATPERPLGEALLDQRNLAGIGNVYKSELCFLLGVTPWLPVGELPEETAARLPTLAKKLLEANRHQPSRTTTGRPRPGQRLYVYGRASRPCLRCGTSVRVAEQGDGSRSRPTYWCPTCQRGPIS, from the coding sequence ATGCCCGAAGGAGACACCGTCCACCAGGCAGCCGGGCGGCTGCACAGCGCCCTCGCCGGGCACACCCTCACGCGTTCGGATCTGCGCGTGCCGAAGCTCGCGACGGTCGACCTCACCGGGCGCACCGTCCTGGACGTGACCCCCCGCGGCAAGCACCTCCTCACCCGCATCGAGGGCGGGCTCACCCTGCACTCCCACCTCCGCATGGACGGATCCTGGCGGATCTACGCCCCCGGCGAGCCCTGGCGGGGCGGCCCGGGGCACCAGATCCGGGCCATCCTCGGCACCGCCGAACGCACCGCCGTCGGCTACCGCCTGCCCGTCCTCGAACTGCTCCGCACCGCCGACGAGGACAAGGCCGTGGGCCACCTGGGCCCCGACCTCCTCGGCCCCGACTGGGACCCCGCGCTCGCCCTGGCCAACCTCCTGGCCACGCCCGAGCGCCCCCTAGGTGAGGCCCTCCTGGACCAGCGCAATCTCGCGGGCATCGGCAACGTCTACAAGAGCGAGCTCTGCTTCCTCCTGGGCGTCACCCCCTGGCTCCCCGTGGGCGAGCTGCCCGAGGAGACGGCAGCCCGCCTCCCCACCCTCGCGAAGAAGCTCCTGGAAGCCAACCGCCACCAGCCCTCCCGCACCACCACCGGCCGCCCCCGCCCCGGCCAGCGCCTCTACGTCTACGGCCGCGCGTCCCGCCCCTGCCTGCGCTGCGGCACCTCGGTCCGCGTGGCGGAGCAGGGCGACGGTTCGCGCAGCCGCCCCACCTACTGGTGCCCCACCTGCCAGCGAGGTCCCATCAGTTGA